The Miscanthus floridulus cultivar M001 chromosome 6, ASM1932011v1, whole genome shotgun sequence genomic interval TAACTAAATTTACCTTAGAAAACGATTTGATTAATATCTTGCCGATGCTCTCTGAAATGGCGAATCGTGGCTTGTCTCATGGACTCATCGTTCCGGCATCGTCAATCACATGCACAATTCCAGCACCCCAGCCGGGCTCGAGCCAATCCGCGCAAAAGCGTGAACTGCCTGCCCATCCCGCCGCCGCGCTCTCCCGTCTCCCCCACGTCTTCCGCTTCCCAACCGGCTTCTGGTGCTCTATATAAACCGCCATGCGCTCCTCATCGGTTGCACGCATGCAAACGAAACACGAGCAACCTGGCTCGAGCAGAGATCGAGAAAGAAAGAGACGAGAGCGCCCGAACCGCGCGCACTCGGCCCGTGTCGCGATAATCCAATCGAAACCGCCTCACCGTTGCCCGCCAGGCCGCCAGTAAACCTGCTTAATTTAGGCATACGTGAGGAGACTGTGGGAGAAGATACTGACCACACAACGGAGGGCACTCCCTCCCGGTTCCTTCGTCCGCGTACGTCGTCGTCGATCCGTCACTCCCGTGATCTGATCCGGCCAGCAGCCCCTCCGATCCTGCATGGGGACGGCGGCGGCCGGCGATGGCGACCGCCCCCTCGGCGCCGCGGCGGCAGCGGAGCACAAGGTGAACCTGTCGGCGCGCCAGCCGTTCGTGCAGGCGGTGCGGACGGGCCTGGCGGAGACGTTCTTCCCCGACGACCCGTTCCGGGGCTTCGGGTCGCGCCCGCCCGCCGCGCGGGCCTGGGGCGCGCTCAAGTACTTCGTGCCGGCCCTGGAGTGGGCGCCGCGGTACAGCGTCGGCAAGTTCAAGTACGACCTCCTCGCCGGCGTCACCATCGCCAGCCTCGCCATCCCGCAGGGCATCAGCTACGCCAAGCTCGCCAACCTCCCGCCCATCATCGGCCTCTGTATGCGTGCCATGCATCTTTTCTATGGATTAAATTCTTCCGCACGCACGTCCGCCTTCTCGGTCATCACGACGATAGACGTGGACGTGCGTCTCTGCACACGTTCGCCGCAAGCGCATTGATTTCAGCTCACATTTAATTCTTCTTGGTGTCTTGTACTACTAGATTCCAGTTTCGTGCCGCCACTGCTGTACGCGGTGTTCGGGAGCTCGAACAACCTGGCGGTGggcacggtggcggcggcgtcgcTGCTGCTTGCGTCCATCATCGAGACGGAGGTCCCGCCGGAAGAGAACCCGCAGCTGTACCTGCAGCTCTTCTACACAGCCGCCTTCTTCACCGGCGTCTTCCAGACCGCACTAGGCGTCTTCAGGTCCGTAACATATACTTGCTTTTGCCTTAAGTATTTGGTTAACTAACCGAAAATTTTACTAGATATAAGAACTCAAATTTCATGCTTGTCTTGTCTGGTGAAGGTTAGGGCTGATAGTGGATTTCTTGTCGCGGTCGACGATCACCGGGTTCATGGGCGGCACGGCGGCGATCATCATTATGCAGCAGCTCAAGGGGATGCTGGGGATGAAGCACTTCACGCCCAAGACAGACCTCATCTCCGTCATGCGCTCCATCTTCCATTACAGGCACGAGGTGAGTGTCGTGTGAGACAATCATGCACATACGGAGTACTCCGGCCGTATTTCTCTTCTCCTCCGCACCTTTCATTATTTCCATAGCATAGGAGTAGAAGTTGGCTTCTCCTTTGCTTCTCAGTTCACTTCTTCCCTGATTTTCTCGGTTCTTTTGGGCAATTTTCGTCCCTTTTCGCTTGGGGTTAAAAATTCAAATGCCAATATACATTAGAGAAATATTGATATCTATAAATTTAAATATATGCACTACAATACATATTCTATAGATTACTTAATGAAACTATATAGATGCCAATGCATAAATCTGCTCGAAACCAGAAtagtttaacaaaaaaaaaaagtgattcagaacggagggagtaacgcATTTACGGTGAAGTAAGAGTATACTACTAAGTATCTATGTATTGGGCTAAAACTTGCATGCAACCGCATGCTGAGAGGCGTAACTGTCTAGGTGATGACGTGCCGTGGATGGAAGTTGCTCTTAACCTCTCACAGTAACTTCTCCAAGGAGTAAGAGTCAATCAATCAAGGGGAAAAAACAACTTCAATTTTTCGTACatactaaatattttatttgctCAAAATATTCACTGCCCCTCAAACTCAATTTTCCAGTGTAAAATAGTTACTAGTATTTCCCCTTTTTTTCCTTTAAACAGCCAGAGTTTTCTCAAACTGAACCACTGTCTCAGGACAAACACTTTCAGAACAAGACGAGCATATCTCAATGACAGACGAGACGAGCACACAGTATCTGTTTTTTACCCGTGACTGGATGTTGTAGTACTAACAAAAGACCCAAATCATTCTTAAAAAAAAACCCCAAATCATTGATGAGTAGACCCCACAAGCTTTGCAGTTCTTGCGTGCACCGAGCAGATGCCGACATATCATGCTTGTTTTTCAACACCCTAGTGTTTTCAAATTCTTATCGCCTTATTCCGTATGTATATGGGCATGTTTGGATTTCCTTCTCTAAACTTTAAGGCTCTGAAACTTTAGAGCATTTTAGCTCAGTTTTGAGATCTAAGCTCTAATCTGAGGTGGGGGCCACCTGTTTGAGCTCTAAAGTTTATACCAAACAGGCCCTACCGCCCTATATACTTGGATCTGATGGCACTGGCTAAGGTCAGTCAGATAAAGTGTGATGATCCGTGCCCATAATGCGCATCAGGAAGCTTACGTATACAAGTTTCCTTTTATCTTTTCTGAGGACCATATGATTTGAGTGGAAACTGCACGTGTAAGATCCTGAAATGTAACTGTCTGAATCTGTCTCCTTTTCCATTTGTCCAGTGGAAGTGGCAGAGTGCAGTTCTTGGCATATGCTTCCTCCTGCTCTTGTTGTCAAGCAAGCACTTGGTAAGCATCGAATCCTGATTGTCAAGTAACATGACTTTCCCCCTTGTCTGCGAGCTGATTCAGCAACCTTTTTCAGAGGAAGAAAAAGCCAAATTTGTTCTGGGTGTCGGCCATTGCGCCTTTCATGGTCGTGGTCATTGGCGGCATCTTCGCCTTCCTAGTCAAAGGAAACGAGCATGGCATCCCAATAGTAAGCCCGTCCATGGCCGGAACCAGACTTCACACTTGACAGCGCAGTCCATGATGCATATGTGACTGTTGTGGCTAACTTACTTGTTTTTGTGATCACGACGACGCAGGTTGGCGATCTGAAGAAAGGGATCAACCCGCTGTCTATTTCACAGCTGACGTTTACAGACAAGCACGTCAATAC includes:
- the LOC136458887 gene encoding probable sulfate transporter 3.5 isoform X1 produces the protein MGTAAAGDGDRPLGAAAAAEHKVNLSARQPFVQAVRTGLAETFFPDDPFRGFGSRPPAARAWGALKYFVPALEWAPRYSVGKFKYDLLAGVTIASLAIPQGISYAKLANLPPIIGLYSSFVPPLLYAVFGSSNNLAVGTVAAASLLLASIIETEVPPEENPQLYLQLFYTAAFFTGVFQTALGVFRLGLIVDFLSRSTITGFMGGTAAIIIMQQLKGMLGMKHFTPKTDLISVMRSIFHYRHEWKWQSAVLGICFLLLLLSSKHLRKKKPNLFWVSAIAPFMVVVIGGIFAFLVKGNEHGIPIVGDLKKGINPLSISQLTFTDKHVNTAVKAGFLSGILALAEGIAVGRSLALIKNEQIDGNKEMIAFGIMNIAGSFTSCYLTTGPFSKSAVNFHAGCRTPMSNVVMSVCIMLVLLFLAPLFKYTPLVALSSIIVVAMIGLIKVKEFCHLYRVDKFDFCICMVAFIGVIFFTMVIGLSASVGLSVIRALLHVARPSTCKLGSIAGGEIFRDVRHYPNARNIPNVLVLQLGSPIYFVNAGYLRERILRWVEDEENASKLDGQDLQYVVLDLGGVTSIDNTGIGMLVEVHKSLDRKGIRIALTNPRLEVTEKLVLSGYIKDIIGEEWVFLTVKDAITACRYALQRSRSKEDGEV
- the LOC136458887 gene encoding probable sulfate transporter 3.5 isoform X2, encoding MGTAAAGDGDRPLGAAAAAEHKVNLSARQPFVQAVRTGLAETFFPDDPFRGFGSRPPAARAWGALKYFVPALEWAPRYSVGKFKYDLLAGVTIASLAIPQGISYAKLANLPPIIGLYSSFVPPLLYAVFGSSNNLAVGTVAAASLLLASIIETEVPPEENPQLYLQLFYTAAFFTGVFQTALGVFRLGLIVDFLSRSTITGFMGGTAAIIIMQQLKGMLGMKHFTPKTDLISVMRSIFHYRHEWKWQSAVLGICFLLLLLSSKHLRKKKPNLFWVSAIAPFMVVVIGGIFAFLVKGNEHGIPIVGDLKKGINPLSISQLTFTDKHVNTAVKAGFLSGILALAEGIAVGRSLALIKNEQIDGNKEMIAFGIMNIAGSFTSCYLTTGPFSKSAVNFHAGCRTPMSNVVMSVCIMLVLLFLAPLFKYTPLVALSSIIVVAMIGLIKVKEFCHLYRVDKFDFCICMVAFIGVIFFTMVIGLSASVGLSVIRALLHVARPSTCKLGSIAGGEIFRDVRHYPNARNIPNVLVLQLGSPIYFVNAGYLRERYCSNFLEIG